A genomic region of Eucalyptus grandis isolate ANBG69807.140 chromosome 5, ASM1654582v1, whole genome shotgun sequence contains the following coding sequences:
- the LOC104444355 gene encoding uncharacterized protein LOC104444355 isoform X1, with product MQRGRQGREDFFNMGDPFSSFRGFGSFPTLSGGRDPFDDPFFTRPFGSMFSTGVFGPGYPTDDTPSSNNSKGLVIEELNSDDEGGIRNEEDTNPDTNRNEGYRRHDASIRAPSVEHPDDDVHAENRSNVIYRSDRSRVGEKQNQGRSFSAQSCKVTYGGVDGAYYTSTRTRRADSEGVVLEESKEADATTGQATHRISRGIHDKGHSVTRKLGSDGKVDAVQTLHNLEKDELAGFEEAWKSSGNGPSPGWSFDYDLQQKAGRGGDAQKGSSSSGGWALPSVDQIMRHGGMGPQYAARSTPSNERTKKVVRINID from the exons ATGCAGAGGGGAAGACAGGGGAGGGAAGATTTCTTCAACATGGGTGACCCTTTTAGCAGTTTCCGGGGATTTGGCAGTTTTCCTACCCTTTCTGGTGGAAGAGATCCATTTGACGATCCATTTTTCACACGTCCTTTTGGTAGCATGTTCAGTACTGGGGTGTTTGGACCTGGCTATCCAACTGACGATACTCCGTCCTCCAATAATTCTAAGGGACTTGTCATTGAAGAACTAAACTCCGATGATGAAGGAGGTATTAGAAATGAAGAAGATACAAATCCCGATACAAATAGAAATGAAGGGTATCGAAGGCATGATGCATCAATCAGAGCGCCGTCTGTGGAGCACCCAGATGATGATGTTCATG CAGAGAACAGGAGCAATGTTATTTACAGGAGTGACAGGAGCAGGGTTGGAGAGAAGCAAAATCAGGGTCGGAGTTTCAGTGCTCAGAGTTGCAAAGTCACCTATGGTGGTGTGGATGGAGCATACTACACATCCACAAGAACTCGAAGAGCTGACAGTGAGGGG GTTGTGCTTGAGGAAAGCAAAGAAGCGGATGCAACGACTGGTCAAGCAACACACAGGATTTCACGTGGTATTCATGATAAG GGTCATTCTGTGACAAGGAAGCTTGGCTCAGATGGCAAGGTGGACGCAGTGCAAACCTTGCACAATCTGGAGAAAG ATGAACTTGCTGGTTTTGAAGAAGCATGGAAAAGTAGTGGTAATGGGCCTTCACCTGGATGGAGCTTTGATTATGATTTGCAGCAGAAAGCAG GCCGCGGCGGCGACGCACAGAAAGGCAGCTCGAGCTCAGGAGGTTGGGCGCTTCCATCTGTGGACCAGATAATGAGGCATGGTGGGATGGGGCCGCAATACGCAGCAAGATCTACACCTTCTAATGAAAGAACTAAGAAGGTGGTTAGGATCAATATAGACTAG
- the LOC104444355 gene encoding uncharacterized protein LOC104444355 isoform X2, whose protein sequence is MQRGRQGREDFFNMGDPFSSFRGFGSFPTLSGGRDPFDDPFFTRPFGSMFSTGVFGPGYPTDDTPSSNNSKGLVIEELNSDDEGGIRNEEDTNPDTNRNEGYRRHDASIRAPSVEHPDDDVHENRSNVIYRSDRSRVGEKQNQGRSFSAQSCKVTYGGVDGAYYTSTRTRRADSEGVVLEESKEADATTGQATHRISRGIHDKGHSVTRKLGSDGKVDAVQTLHNLEKDELAGFEEAWKSSGNGPSPGWSFDYDLQQKAGRGGDAQKGSSSSGGWALPSVDQIMRHGGMGPQYAARSTPSNERTKKVVRINID, encoded by the exons ATGCAGAGGGGAAGACAGGGGAGGGAAGATTTCTTCAACATGGGTGACCCTTTTAGCAGTTTCCGGGGATTTGGCAGTTTTCCTACCCTTTCTGGTGGAAGAGATCCATTTGACGATCCATTTTTCACACGTCCTTTTGGTAGCATGTTCAGTACTGGGGTGTTTGGACCTGGCTATCCAACTGACGATACTCCGTCCTCCAATAATTCTAAGGGACTTGTCATTGAAGAACTAAACTCCGATGATGAAGGAGGTATTAGAAATGAAGAAGATACAAATCCCGATACAAATAGAAATGAAGGGTATCGAAGGCATGATGCATCAATCAGAGCGCCGTCTGTGGAGCACCCAGATGATGATGTTCATG AGAACAGGAGCAATGTTATTTACAGGAGTGACAGGAGCAGGGTTGGAGAGAAGCAAAATCAGGGTCGGAGTTTCAGTGCTCAGAGTTGCAAAGTCACCTATGGTGGTGTGGATGGAGCATACTACACATCCACAAGAACTCGAAGAGCTGACAGTGAGGGG GTTGTGCTTGAGGAAAGCAAAGAAGCGGATGCAACGACTGGTCAAGCAACACACAGGATTTCACGTGGTATTCATGATAAG GGTCATTCTGTGACAAGGAAGCTTGGCTCAGATGGCAAGGTGGACGCAGTGCAAACCTTGCACAATCTGGAGAAAG ATGAACTTGCTGGTTTTGAAGAAGCATGGAAAAGTAGTGGTAATGGGCCTTCACCTGGATGGAGCTTTGATTATGATTTGCAGCAGAAAGCAG GCCGCGGCGGCGACGCACAGAAAGGCAGCTCGAGCTCAGGAGGTTGGGCGCTTCCATCTGTGGACCAGATAATGAGGCATGGTGGGATGGGGCCGCAATACGCAGCAAGATCTACACCTTCTAATGAAAGAACTAAGAAGGTGGTTAGGATCAATATAGACTAG